One Esox lucius isolate fEsoLuc1 chromosome 1, fEsoLuc1.pri, whole genome shotgun sequence genomic region harbors:
- the zgc:162872 gene encoding BAR_ACAPs and ArfGap_ACAP domain-containing protein isoform X3 produces MSRAEMDSFLDYEECIKDSPAFRLALDKCQNDVSELQSRVEKVMKLCDKMVESGQAYNIANQHFLDGLAEFSTYHKRDTVVMNCMSHFSQGLQEMTNFHTMLFDQTQRAITQQLTNLLTQFIPQLGETRKDFVRIGEDLEAAAVKNAQISRHKVTDAERASHLLLATRKCYQHFGLDYCLQLNNFKAQQKLDVLNSVFSYFHAQYTFFHQGFDLLRDLEPTMKTMAAQAFSQLEQLSTECSAKRKDLENTHLLVQQRDASWEPIVSSFPNGGETIQGYLFKQSRKKNKTWKRGWFSIKDNQLVYTKSHKEDPVLLFDDLRLCAIKPLDSIDRRFCFELVSVQKCCALQADSEELKQAWISAVQGSINMAYRERVESQQPRSPSDPQPGQFPQRPAALGVALQIPGNQRCCDCGEEEPRWASVNLGITMCIECSGIHRSLGVHLSKVRSLTLDSWDPEQLKLLCCLGNDVINGIYESAAEGRMKPSAGSPRQEKEMWIKEKYVEKRFVKDAENAGRRLYEAACEGDLVTMAAALAQGAEVNCSHTEEEGRTALIGSAFGGSLLACEFLLQNGANVNYRDQRGQGALHTAASRGHTGQVCLLVKKGANQYAVDERGQDPLAIAVETAHADIVTLLRMARMNEEMRDSEGFFGSMSDDETFQDIFRDFSDMASHDPEKLSRRQFSRSGVEEGQGKRMVNDHHKTEKEEN; encoded by the exons ATGTCCCGAGCGGAAATGGATTCATTCTTGGACTATGAAGAATGCATCAAGGACTCACCTGCATTCAG GCTTGCCCTGGATAAGTGTCAGAACGATGTTTCAGAGCTGCAGAGTCGTGTGGAAAAG GTCATGAAGCTCTGTGACAAGATGGTTGAATCAGGGCAAGCATACAACATAGCAAATCAGCATTTCCTTGACGGATTGGCTGAATTCTCTACCTATCATAAACGTGACACTGTCGTGATG aactgtatGAGTCATTTCAGTCAAGGACTACAGGAGATGACCAACTTTCACACT ATGCTGTTTGACCAGACGCAGAGAGCGATCACTCAGCAGCTGACAAACCTTCTCACACA GTTTATACCCCAGCTAGGGGAGACAAGGAAGGATTTTGTGCGGATTGGGGAAGATCTGGAGGCAGCAGCGGTAAAAAATGCCCAGATATCCCGTCACAAAGTCACAGATGCAGAGCGTGCCAGCCATCTGCTGTTGGCCACACGCAAATGTTACCAGCACTTTGGCCTGGATTACTGCTTACAG CTGAATAACTTCAAGGCACAACAGAAGTTGGATGTTCTAAATTCT GTGTTCTCTTACTTCCATGCCCAGTATACATTTTTCCACCAAGGCTTTGACTTATTAAGAGACCTGGAACCTACAATGAAGACCATGGCTGCGCAG GCCTTTTCCCAGCTTGAACAACTCTCAACTGAATGTTCTGCTAAAAGAAAGGACCTGGAGAACACACATCTGCTGGTCCAACAGAGA GATGCTTCATGGGAGCCCATTGTAAGTTCCTTTCCTAATGGTGGGGAGACAATACAGGGGTATCTCTTCAAACAATCTCGGAAAAAGAACAAGACATGGAAGAG GGGTTGGTTCTCCATTAAAGACAACCAATTGGTTTACACAAAGTCACACAAG GAGGATCCTGTGTTGCTGTTTGATGACCTCAGGCTGTGTGCTATAAAGCCTCTGGACAGCATCGACCGCCGATTTTGTTTTGAGCTGGTTTCTGTTCAAAA ATGCTGTGCCCTTCAGGCCGACTCAGAGGAGCTGAAGCAGGCTTGGATCAGTGCTGTACAGGGAAGCATCAACATGGCATACCGCGAGAGAGTGGAGTCCCAGCAGCCTCGG AGTCCCTCTGACCCCCAACCAGGACAGTTTCCTCAGAGGCCTGCAGCGTTGGGTGTGGCCCTCCAAATTCCAGGGAACCAACGTTGCTGCGACTGTGGTGAAGAGGAGCCACGCTGGGCCAGCGTCAACCTGGGTATCACCATGTGCATCGAGTGTTCTGGCATCCACAG gagccTTGGCGTACATCTCTCTAAAGTGCGGTCTCTCACCCTAGACTCTTGGGATCCTGAACAGCTGAAG CTGCTGTGTTGTCTGGGTAATGATGTCATCAATGGGATATATGAGTCCGCAGCAGAAGGCAGAATGAAACCTAGTGCTGGTAGCCCACG CCAGGAAAAAGAAATGTGGATTAAAGAGAAATATGTTGAAAAAAGATTTGTAAAGGACGCTGAGAACGCAGGGCGCAGGTTGTACGAGGCTGCTTGCGAAGGGGACCTGGTCACCATGGCAGCAGCATTGGCCCAGGGGGCAGAGGTGAACTGCAGTCACACTGAAGAGGAAGGACGCACTGCTCTCATTGGTTCAGCTTTTGGA GGTTCCCTGTTGGCCTGTGAGTTCCTACTTCAGAATGGAGCCAATGTAAACTACCGTGACCAGCGTGGTCAAGGTGCCCTTCACACTGCAGCCTCCAGGGGTCACACTGG GCAAGTGTGTCTACTTGTGAAGAAGGGAGCCAATCAGTATGCAGTTGATGAGAGGGGCCAGGATCCACTTGCCATTGCTGTAGAGACAGCACACGCTGATATTGTCACTCT ACTACGAATGGCTCGCATGAATGAAGAGATGAGAGATTCAGAGGGATTCTTTGGATCTATGA GTGATGATGAGACATTCCAAGACATCTTCCGTGACTTCAGTGATATGGCTTCTCACGATCCAGAAAAACTCAGTCGTCGACAGTTCAGCAGAAGTGGAGTTGAGGAGGGACAAGGCAAAAGGATGGTGAATGACCATCACAAGACTGAGAAGGAGGAGAACTAG
- the zgc:162872 gene encoding BAR_ACAPs and ArfGap_ACAP domain-containing protein isoform X5 produces MSRAEMDSFLDYEECIKDSPAFRLALDKCQNDVSELQSRVEKVMKLCDKMVESGQAYNIANQHFLDGLAEFSTYHKRDTVVMNCMSHFSQGLQEMTNFHTMLFDQTQRAITQQLTNLLTQFIPQLGETRKDFVRIGEDLEAAAVKNAQISRHKVTDAERASHLLLATRKCYQHFGLDYCLQYTFFHQGFDLLRDLEPTMKTMAAQAFSQLEQLSTECSAKRKDLENTHLLVQQRDASWEPIVSSFPNGGETIQGYLFKQSRKKNKTWKRGWFSIKDNQLVYTKSHKEDPVLLFDDLRLCAIKPLDSIDRRFCFELVSVQKCCALQADSEELKQAWISAVQGSINMAYRERVESQQPRPKESPLPTQSPSDPQPGQFPQRPAALGVALQIPGNQRCCDCGEEEPRWASVNLGITMCIECSGIHRSLGVHLSKVRSLTLDSWDPEQLKLLCCLGNDVINGIYESAAEGRMKPSAGSPRQEKEMWIKEKYVEKRFVKDAENAGRRLYEAACEGDLVTMAAALAQGAEVNCSHTEEEGRTALIGSAFGGSLLACEFLLQNGANVNYRDQRGQGALHTAASRGHTGQVCLLVKKGANQYAVDERGQDPLAIAVETAHADIVTLLRMARMNEEMRDSEGFFGSMSDDETFQDIFRDFSDMASHDPEKLSRRQFSRSGVEEGQGKRMVNDHHKTEKEEN; encoded by the exons ATGTCCCGAGCGGAAATGGATTCATTCTTGGACTATGAAGAATGCATCAAGGACTCACCTGCATTCAG GCTTGCCCTGGATAAGTGTCAGAACGATGTTTCAGAGCTGCAGAGTCGTGTGGAAAAG GTCATGAAGCTCTGTGACAAGATGGTTGAATCAGGGCAAGCATACAACATAGCAAATCAGCATTTCCTTGACGGATTGGCTGAATTCTCTACCTATCATAAACGTGACACTGTCGTGATG aactgtatGAGTCATTTCAGTCAAGGACTACAGGAGATGACCAACTTTCACACT ATGCTGTTTGACCAGACGCAGAGAGCGATCACTCAGCAGCTGACAAACCTTCTCACACA GTTTATACCCCAGCTAGGGGAGACAAGGAAGGATTTTGTGCGGATTGGGGAAGATCTGGAGGCAGCAGCGGTAAAAAATGCCCAGATATCCCGTCACAAAGTCACAGATGCAGAGCGTGCCAGCCATCTGCTGTTGGCCACACGCAAATGTTACCAGCACTTTGGCCTGGATTACTGCTTACAG TATACATTTTTCCACCAAGGCTTTGACTTATTAAGAGACCTGGAACCTACAATGAAGACCATGGCTGCGCAG GCCTTTTCCCAGCTTGAACAACTCTCAACTGAATGTTCTGCTAAAAGAAAGGACCTGGAGAACACACATCTGCTGGTCCAACAGAGA GATGCTTCATGGGAGCCCATTGTAAGTTCCTTTCCTAATGGTGGGGAGACAATACAGGGGTATCTCTTCAAACAATCTCGGAAAAAGAACAAGACATGGAAGAG GGGTTGGTTCTCCATTAAAGACAACCAATTGGTTTACACAAAGTCACACAAG GAGGATCCTGTGTTGCTGTTTGATGACCTCAGGCTGTGTGCTATAAAGCCTCTGGACAGCATCGACCGCCGATTTTGTTTTGAGCTGGTTTCTGTTCAAAA ATGCTGTGCCCTTCAGGCCGACTCAGAGGAGCTGAAGCAGGCTTGGATCAGTGCTGTACAGGGAAGCATCAACATGGCATACCGCGAGAGAGTGGAGTCCCAGCAGCCTCGG CCCAAAGAAAGCCCTTTGCCCACACAGAGTCCCTCTGACCCCCAACCAGGACAGTTTCCTCAGAGGCCTGCAGCGTTGGGTGTGGCCCTCCAAATTCCAGGGAACCAACGTTGCTGCGACTGTGGTGAAGAGGAGCCACGCTGGGCCAGCGTCAACCTGGGTATCACCATGTGCATCGAGTGTTCTGGCATCCACAG gagccTTGGCGTACATCTCTCTAAAGTGCGGTCTCTCACCCTAGACTCTTGGGATCCTGAACAGCTGAAG CTGCTGTGTTGTCTGGGTAATGATGTCATCAATGGGATATATGAGTCCGCAGCAGAAGGCAGAATGAAACCTAGTGCTGGTAGCCCACG CCAGGAAAAAGAAATGTGGATTAAAGAGAAATATGTTGAAAAAAGATTTGTAAAGGACGCTGAGAACGCAGGGCGCAGGTTGTACGAGGCTGCTTGCGAAGGGGACCTGGTCACCATGGCAGCAGCATTGGCCCAGGGGGCAGAGGTGAACTGCAGTCACACTGAAGAGGAAGGACGCACTGCTCTCATTGGTTCAGCTTTTGGA GGTTCCCTGTTGGCCTGTGAGTTCCTACTTCAGAATGGAGCCAATGTAAACTACCGTGACCAGCGTGGTCAAGGTGCCCTTCACACTGCAGCCTCCAGGGGTCACACTGG GCAAGTGTGTCTACTTGTGAAGAAGGGAGCCAATCAGTATGCAGTTGATGAGAGGGGCCAGGATCCACTTGCCATTGCTGTAGAGACAGCACACGCTGATATTGTCACTCT ACTACGAATGGCTCGCATGAATGAAGAGATGAGAGATTCAGAGGGATTCTTTGGATCTATGA GTGATGATGAGACATTCCAAGACATCTTCCGTGACTTCAGTGATATGGCTTCTCACGATCCAGAAAAACTCAGTCGTCGACAGTTCAGCAGAAGTGGAGTTGAGGAGGGACAAGGCAAAAGGATGGTGAATGACCATCACAAGACTGAGAAGGAGGAGAACTAG
- the zgc:162872 gene encoding BAR_ACAPs and ArfGap_ACAP domain-containing protein isoform X1 translates to MSRAEMDSFLDYEECIKDSPAFRLALDKCQNDVSELQSRVEKVMKLCDKMVESGQAYNIANQHFLDGLAEFSTYHKRDTVVMNCMSHFSQGLQEMTNFHTMLFDQTQRAITQQLTNLLTQFIPQLGETRKDFVRIGEDLEAAAVKNAQISRHKVTDAERASHLLLATRKCYQHFGLDYCLQLNNFKAQQKLDVLNSVFSYFHAQYTFFHQGFDLLRDLEPTMKTMAAQAFSQLEQLSTECSAKRKDLENTHLLVQQRDASWEPIVSSFPNGGETIQGYLFKQSRKKNKTWKRGWFSIKDNQLVYTKSHKEDPVLLFDDLRLCAIKPLDSIDRRFCFELVSVQKCCALQADSEELKQAWISAVQGSINMAYRERVESQQPRPKESPLPTQSPSDPQPGQFPQRPAALGVALQIPGNQRCCDCGEEEPRWASVNLGITMCIECSGIHRSLGVHLSKVRSLTLDSWDPEQLKLLCCLGNDVINGIYESAAEGRMKPSAGSPRQEKEMWIKEKYVEKRFVKDAENAGRRLYEAACEGDLVTMAAALAQGAEVNCSHTEEEGRTALIGSAFGGSLLACEFLLQNGANVNYRDQRGQGALHTAASRGHTGQVCLLVKKGANQYAVDERGQDPLAIAVETAHADIVTLLRMARMNEEMRDSEGFFGSMSDDETFQDIFRDFSDMASHDPEKLSRRQFSRSGVEEGQGKRMVNDHHKTEKEEN, encoded by the exons ATGTCCCGAGCGGAAATGGATTCATTCTTGGACTATGAAGAATGCATCAAGGACTCACCTGCATTCAG GCTTGCCCTGGATAAGTGTCAGAACGATGTTTCAGAGCTGCAGAGTCGTGTGGAAAAG GTCATGAAGCTCTGTGACAAGATGGTTGAATCAGGGCAAGCATACAACATAGCAAATCAGCATTTCCTTGACGGATTGGCTGAATTCTCTACCTATCATAAACGTGACACTGTCGTGATG aactgtatGAGTCATTTCAGTCAAGGACTACAGGAGATGACCAACTTTCACACT ATGCTGTTTGACCAGACGCAGAGAGCGATCACTCAGCAGCTGACAAACCTTCTCACACA GTTTATACCCCAGCTAGGGGAGACAAGGAAGGATTTTGTGCGGATTGGGGAAGATCTGGAGGCAGCAGCGGTAAAAAATGCCCAGATATCCCGTCACAAAGTCACAGATGCAGAGCGTGCCAGCCATCTGCTGTTGGCCACACGCAAATGTTACCAGCACTTTGGCCTGGATTACTGCTTACAG CTGAATAACTTCAAGGCACAACAGAAGTTGGATGTTCTAAATTCT GTGTTCTCTTACTTCCATGCCCAGTATACATTTTTCCACCAAGGCTTTGACTTATTAAGAGACCTGGAACCTACAATGAAGACCATGGCTGCGCAG GCCTTTTCCCAGCTTGAACAACTCTCAACTGAATGTTCTGCTAAAAGAAAGGACCTGGAGAACACACATCTGCTGGTCCAACAGAGA GATGCTTCATGGGAGCCCATTGTAAGTTCCTTTCCTAATGGTGGGGAGACAATACAGGGGTATCTCTTCAAACAATCTCGGAAAAAGAACAAGACATGGAAGAG GGGTTGGTTCTCCATTAAAGACAACCAATTGGTTTACACAAAGTCACACAAG GAGGATCCTGTGTTGCTGTTTGATGACCTCAGGCTGTGTGCTATAAAGCCTCTGGACAGCATCGACCGCCGATTTTGTTTTGAGCTGGTTTCTGTTCAAAA ATGCTGTGCCCTTCAGGCCGACTCAGAGGAGCTGAAGCAGGCTTGGATCAGTGCTGTACAGGGAAGCATCAACATGGCATACCGCGAGAGAGTGGAGTCCCAGCAGCCTCGG CCCAAAGAAAGCCCTTTGCCCACACAGAGTCCCTCTGACCCCCAACCAGGACAGTTTCCTCAGAGGCCTGCAGCGTTGGGTGTGGCCCTCCAAATTCCAGGGAACCAACGTTGCTGCGACTGTGGTGAAGAGGAGCCACGCTGGGCCAGCGTCAACCTGGGTATCACCATGTGCATCGAGTGTTCTGGCATCCACAG gagccTTGGCGTACATCTCTCTAAAGTGCGGTCTCTCACCCTAGACTCTTGGGATCCTGAACAGCTGAAG CTGCTGTGTTGTCTGGGTAATGATGTCATCAATGGGATATATGAGTCCGCAGCAGAAGGCAGAATGAAACCTAGTGCTGGTAGCCCACG CCAGGAAAAAGAAATGTGGATTAAAGAGAAATATGTTGAAAAAAGATTTGTAAAGGACGCTGAGAACGCAGGGCGCAGGTTGTACGAGGCTGCTTGCGAAGGGGACCTGGTCACCATGGCAGCAGCATTGGCCCAGGGGGCAGAGGTGAACTGCAGTCACACTGAAGAGGAAGGACGCACTGCTCTCATTGGTTCAGCTTTTGGA GGTTCCCTGTTGGCCTGTGAGTTCCTACTTCAGAATGGAGCCAATGTAAACTACCGTGACCAGCGTGGTCAAGGTGCCCTTCACACTGCAGCCTCCAGGGGTCACACTGG GCAAGTGTGTCTACTTGTGAAGAAGGGAGCCAATCAGTATGCAGTTGATGAGAGGGGCCAGGATCCACTTGCCATTGCTGTAGAGACAGCACACGCTGATATTGTCACTCT ACTACGAATGGCTCGCATGAATGAAGAGATGAGAGATTCAGAGGGATTCTTTGGATCTATGA GTGATGATGAGACATTCCAAGACATCTTCCGTGACTTCAGTGATATGGCTTCTCACGATCCAGAAAAACTCAGTCGTCGACAGTTCAGCAGAAGTGGAGTTGAGGAGGGACAAGGCAAAAGGATGGTGAATGACCATCACAAGACTGAGAAGGAGGAGAACTAG
- the zgc:162872 gene encoding BAR_ACAPs and ArfGap_ACAP domain-containing protein isoform X6, protein MSRAEMDSFLDYEECIKDSPAFRLALDKCQNDVSELQSRVEKVMKLCDKMVESGQAYNIANQHFLDGLAEFSTYHKRDTVVMNCMSHFSQGLQEMTNFHTMLFDQTQRAITQQLTNLLTQFIPQLGETRKDFVRIGEDLEAAAVKNAQISRHKVTDAERASHLLLATRKCYQHFGLDYCLQYTFFHQGFDLLRDLEPTMKTMAAQLEQLSTECSAKRKDLENTHLLVQQRDASWEPIVSSFPNGGETIQGYLFKQSRKKNKTWKRGWFSIKDNQLVYTKSHKEDPVLLFDDLRLCAIKPLDSIDRRFCFELVSVQKCCALQADSEELKQAWISAVQGSINMAYRERVESQQPRPKESPLPTQSPSDPQPGQFPQRPAALGVALQIPGNQRCCDCGEEEPRWASVNLGITMCIECSGIHRSLGVHLSKVRSLTLDSWDPEQLKLLCCLGNDVINGIYESAAEGRMKPSAGSPRQEKEMWIKEKYVEKRFVKDAENAGRRLYEAACEGDLVTMAAALAQGAEVNCSHTEEEGRTALIGSAFGGSLLACEFLLQNGANVNYRDQRGQGALHTAASRGHTGQVCLLVKKGANQYAVDERGQDPLAIAVETAHADIVTLLRMARMNEEMRDSEGFFGSMSDDETFQDIFRDFSDMASHDPEKLSRRQFSRSGVEEGQGKRMVNDHHKTEKEEN, encoded by the exons ATGTCCCGAGCGGAAATGGATTCATTCTTGGACTATGAAGAATGCATCAAGGACTCACCTGCATTCAG GCTTGCCCTGGATAAGTGTCAGAACGATGTTTCAGAGCTGCAGAGTCGTGTGGAAAAG GTCATGAAGCTCTGTGACAAGATGGTTGAATCAGGGCAAGCATACAACATAGCAAATCAGCATTTCCTTGACGGATTGGCTGAATTCTCTACCTATCATAAACGTGACACTGTCGTGATG aactgtatGAGTCATTTCAGTCAAGGACTACAGGAGATGACCAACTTTCACACT ATGCTGTTTGACCAGACGCAGAGAGCGATCACTCAGCAGCTGACAAACCTTCTCACACA GTTTATACCCCAGCTAGGGGAGACAAGGAAGGATTTTGTGCGGATTGGGGAAGATCTGGAGGCAGCAGCGGTAAAAAATGCCCAGATATCCCGTCACAAAGTCACAGATGCAGAGCGTGCCAGCCATCTGCTGTTGGCCACACGCAAATGTTACCAGCACTTTGGCCTGGATTACTGCTTACAG TATACATTTTTCCACCAAGGCTTTGACTTATTAAGAGACCTGGAACCTACAATGAAGACCATGGCTGCGCAG CTTGAACAACTCTCAACTGAATGTTCTGCTAAAAGAAAGGACCTGGAGAACACACATCTGCTGGTCCAACAGAGA GATGCTTCATGGGAGCCCATTGTAAGTTCCTTTCCTAATGGTGGGGAGACAATACAGGGGTATCTCTTCAAACAATCTCGGAAAAAGAACAAGACATGGAAGAG GGGTTGGTTCTCCATTAAAGACAACCAATTGGTTTACACAAAGTCACACAAG GAGGATCCTGTGTTGCTGTTTGATGACCTCAGGCTGTGTGCTATAAAGCCTCTGGACAGCATCGACCGCCGATTTTGTTTTGAGCTGGTTTCTGTTCAAAA ATGCTGTGCCCTTCAGGCCGACTCAGAGGAGCTGAAGCAGGCTTGGATCAGTGCTGTACAGGGAAGCATCAACATGGCATACCGCGAGAGAGTGGAGTCCCAGCAGCCTCGG CCCAAAGAAAGCCCTTTGCCCACACAGAGTCCCTCTGACCCCCAACCAGGACAGTTTCCTCAGAGGCCTGCAGCGTTGGGTGTGGCCCTCCAAATTCCAGGGAACCAACGTTGCTGCGACTGTGGTGAAGAGGAGCCACGCTGGGCCAGCGTCAACCTGGGTATCACCATGTGCATCGAGTGTTCTGGCATCCACAG gagccTTGGCGTACATCTCTCTAAAGTGCGGTCTCTCACCCTAGACTCTTGGGATCCTGAACAGCTGAAG CTGCTGTGTTGTCTGGGTAATGATGTCATCAATGGGATATATGAGTCCGCAGCAGAAGGCAGAATGAAACCTAGTGCTGGTAGCCCACG CCAGGAAAAAGAAATGTGGATTAAAGAGAAATATGTTGAAAAAAGATTTGTAAAGGACGCTGAGAACGCAGGGCGCAGGTTGTACGAGGCTGCTTGCGAAGGGGACCTGGTCACCATGGCAGCAGCATTGGCCCAGGGGGCAGAGGTGAACTGCAGTCACACTGAAGAGGAAGGACGCACTGCTCTCATTGGTTCAGCTTTTGGA GGTTCCCTGTTGGCCTGTGAGTTCCTACTTCAGAATGGAGCCAATGTAAACTACCGTGACCAGCGTGGTCAAGGTGCCCTTCACACTGCAGCCTCCAGGGGTCACACTGG GCAAGTGTGTCTACTTGTGAAGAAGGGAGCCAATCAGTATGCAGTTGATGAGAGGGGCCAGGATCCACTTGCCATTGCTGTAGAGACAGCACACGCTGATATTGTCACTCT ACTACGAATGGCTCGCATGAATGAAGAGATGAGAGATTCAGAGGGATTCTTTGGATCTATGA GTGATGATGAGACATTCCAAGACATCTTCCGTGACTTCAGTGATATGGCTTCTCACGATCCAGAAAAACTCAGTCGTCGACAGTTCAGCAGAAGTGGAGTTGAGGAGGGACAAGGCAAAAGGATGGTGAATGACCATCACAAGACTGAGAAGGAGGAGAACTAG
- the zgc:162872 gene encoding BAR_ACAPs and ArfGap_ACAP domain-containing protein isoform X4, with translation MSRAEMDSFLDYEECIKDSPAFRLALDKCQNDVSELQSRVEKVMKLCDKMVESGQAYNIANQHFLDGLAEFSTYHKRDTVVMNCMSHFSQGLQEMTNFHTMLFDQTQRAITQQLTNLLTQFIPQLGETRKDFVRIGEDLEAAAVKNAQISRHKVTDAERASHLLLATRKCYQHFGLDYCLQLNNFKAQQKLDVLNSVFSYFHAQYTFFHQGFDLLRDLEPTMKTMAAQAFSQLEQLSTECSAKRKDLENTHLLVQQRDASWEPIVSSFPNGGETIQGYLFKQSRKKNKTWKRGWFSIKDNQLVYTKSHKEDPVLLFDDLRLCAIKPLDSIDRRFCFELVSVQKCCALQADSEELKQAWISAVQGSINMAYRERVESQQPRPKESPLPTQSPSDPQPGQFPQRPAALGVALQIPGNQRCCDCGEEEPRWASVNLGITMCIECSGIHRSLGVHLSKVRSLTLDSWDPEQLKLLCCLGNDVINGIYESAAEGRMKPSAGSPRFVKDAENAGRRLYEAACEGDLVTMAAALAQGAEVNCSHTEEEGRTALIGSAFGGSLLACEFLLQNGANVNYRDQRGQGALHTAASRGHTGQVCLLVKKGANQYAVDERGQDPLAIAVETAHADIVTLLRMARMNEEMRDSEGFFGSMSDDETFQDIFRDFSDMASHDPEKLSRRQFSRSGVEEGQGKRMVNDHHKTEKEEN, from the exons ATGTCCCGAGCGGAAATGGATTCATTCTTGGACTATGAAGAATGCATCAAGGACTCACCTGCATTCAG GCTTGCCCTGGATAAGTGTCAGAACGATGTTTCAGAGCTGCAGAGTCGTGTGGAAAAG GTCATGAAGCTCTGTGACAAGATGGTTGAATCAGGGCAAGCATACAACATAGCAAATCAGCATTTCCTTGACGGATTGGCTGAATTCTCTACCTATCATAAACGTGACACTGTCGTGATG aactgtatGAGTCATTTCAGTCAAGGACTACAGGAGATGACCAACTTTCACACT ATGCTGTTTGACCAGACGCAGAGAGCGATCACTCAGCAGCTGACAAACCTTCTCACACA GTTTATACCCCAGCTAGGGGAGACAAGGAAGGATTTTGTGCGGATTGGGGAAGATCTGGAGGCAGCAGCGGTAAAAAATGCCCAGATATCCCGTCACAAAGTCACAGATGCAGAGCGTGCCAGCCATCTGCTGTTGGCCACACGCAAATGTTACCAGCACTTTGGCCTGGATTACTGCTTACAG CTGAATAACTTCAAGGCACAACAGAAGTTGGATGTTCTAAATTCT GTGTTCTCTTACTTCCATGCCCAGTATACATTTTTCCACCAAGGCTTTGACTTATTAAGAGACCTGGAACCTACAATGAAGACCATGGCTGCGCAG GCCTTTTCCCAGCTTGAACAACTCTCAACTGAATGTTCTGCTAAAAGAAAGGACCTGGAGAACACACATCTGCTGGTCCAACAGAGA GATGCTTCATGGGAGCCCATTGTAAGTTCCTTTCCTAATGGTGGGGAGACAATACAGGGGTATCTCTTCAAACAATCTCGGAAAAAGAACAAGACATGGAAGAG GGGTTGGTTCTCCATTAAAGACAACCAATTGGTTTACACAAAGTCACACAAG GAGGATCCTGTGTTGCTGTTTGATGACCTCAGGCTGTGTGCTATAAAGCCTCTGGACAGCATCGACCGCCGATTTTGTTTTGAGCTGGTTTCTGTTCAAAA ATGCTGTGCCCTTCAGGCCGACTCAGAGGAGCTGAAGCAGGCTTGGATCAGTGCTGTACAGGGAAGCATCAACATGGCATACCGCGAGAGAGTGGAGTCCCAGCAGCCTCGG CCCAAAGAAAGCCCTTTGCCCACACAGAGTCCCTCTGACCCCCAACCAGGACAGTTTCCTCAGAGGCCTGCAGCGTTGGGTGTGGCCCTCCAAATTCCAGGGAACCAACGTTGCTGCGACTGTGGTGAAGAGGAGCCACGCTGGGCCAGCGTCAACCTGGGTATCACCATGTGCATCGAGTGTTCTGGCATCCACAG gagccTTGGCGTACATCTCTCTAAAGTGCGGTCTCTCACCCTAGACTCTTGGGATCCTGAACAGCTGAAG CTGCTGTGTTGTCTGGGTAATGATGTCATCAATGGGATATATGAGTCCGCAGCAGAAGGCAGAATGAAACCTAGTGCTGGTAGCCCACG ATTTGTAAAGGACGCTGAGAACGCAGGGCGCAGGTTGTACGAGGCTGCTTGCGAAGGGGACCTGGTCACCATGGCAGCAGCATTGGCCCAGGGGGCAGAGGTGAACTGCAGTCACACTGAAGAGGAAGGACGCACTGCTCTCATTGGTTCAGCTTTTGGA GGTTCCCTGTTGGCCTGTGAGTTCCTACTTCAGAATGGAGCCAATGTAAACTACCGTGACCAGCGTGGTCAAGGTGCCCTTCACACTGCAGCCTCCAGGGGTCACACTGG GCAAGTGTGTCTACTTGTGAAGAAGGGAGCCAATCAGTATGCAGTTGATGAGAGGGGCCAGGATCCACTTGCCATTGCTGTAGAGACAGCACACGCTGATATTGTCACTCT ACTACGAATGGCTCGCATGAATGAAGAGATGAGAGATTCAGAGGGATTCTTTGGATCTATGA GTGATGATGAGACATTCCAAGACATCTTCCGTGACTTCAGTGATATGGCTTCTCACGATCCAGAAAAACTCAGTCGTCGACAGTTCAGCAGAAGTGGAGTTGAGGAGGGACAAGGCAAAAGGATGGTGAATGACCATCACAAGACTGAGAAGGAGGAGAACTAG